A genomic region of Oenanthe melanoleuca isolate GR-GAL-2019-014 chromosome 25, OMel1.0, whole genome shotgun sequence contains the following coding sequences:
- the LOC130263339 gene encoding leucine-rich repeat and fibronectin type-III domain-containing protein 3-like translates to MIPAPSASFSLSDLAPGRDYELCVLAVFSDARSSLPATRPLGCSRFSTRPEFRPCRSLQAQFLGGTMIIVIGGIIVASVLVFIFILLMKYKIHNNHPKAKGKSNVCSQTNGSQSGSMGRSSSKLGESWQHLENSGGVGKGRAGGEWEGEKGEGAEVGS, encoded by the coding sequence atGATCCCGGCCCCCAGCGCCTCCTTCTCGCTGTCGGACCTGGCCCCGGGCCGGGACTACGAGCTGTGCGTGCTCGCCGTGTTCTCGGACGCGCGGAGCTCGCTGCCGGCCACGCGGCCCCTGGGCTGCTCCCGCTTCTCCACCCGGCCGGAATTCCGGCCCTGCCGCTCCCTCCAGGCTCAGTTTTTGGGGGGCACCATGATCATCGTCATCGGCGGCATCATCGTGGCCTCGGTGTTGGTTTTCATCTTCATCCTGTTGATGAAGTACAAGATCCACAACAACCACCCCAAGGCCAAGGGCAAGTCCAACGTTTGCTCCCAGACCAACGGGTCCCAGAGCGGCTCCATGGGCAGGTCCAGCTCCAAGCTGGGGGAGAGTTGGCAGCACCTGGAAAATTCCGGAGGCGTCGGCAAAGGGAGGGCGGGGGGCGAGTGGGAAGgggagaaaggggaaggggCCGAGGTGGGGTCGTGA